From the Natrarchaeobaculum aegyptiacum genome, one window contains:
- a CDS encoding CBS domain-containing protein: MDVTDIVDRTFDTYDETTPVSKLRGAFEDSNRKALLVTRDGDLEGIVTRRDVLSSHEKNTRKARSLVRPVPTIGPDEDVREAARLMIAGDTRLLPVVEDGTDEVSGVVRADDLLEAVQPYLSVLDADDVATTDLVSVDPGTNLGKALATFRKERIQHLPVVDPDDDGDVVGIVSLVDVLEFVTRELTRSQGGDPEEHMDASQGGHHGGFGAREGESADLLELPVRNVMVETLGTASPDEDLDSVLETMLEFGGSSSILLEDGSLAGIVTKTDLLESLTWTEEQQLPVQVFGVDLMAESSREGLAERIENVTRKFGDMRVFEAKVHFSEHRERLRGVPQIHARIRLFTDKGLFVASDEGYGDRHAFSLALNAIERQILEGKPSSRIKEHSDEDLEKVYGWWLQS; encoded by the coding sequence ATGGACGTGACCGACATCGTCGACCGGACGTTCGACACCTACGACGAAACGACGCCGGTCTCGAAGCTCCGCGGGGCATTCGAGGACTCGAATCGGAAAGCACTGCTGGTCACTCGCGACGGCGATCTCGAGGGGATCGTCACCCGCCGTGACGTCCTCTCGTCCCACGAGAAGAACACGCGCAAGGCCCGCTCGCTCGTCAGGCCGGTGCCGACGATCGGCCCGGACGAAGACGTCCGAGAGGCCGCCCGGCTGATGATCGCCGGAGACACCCGACTCCTCCCCGTCGTCGAAGACGGCACTGACGAGGTCTCGGGCGTCGTTCGCGCCGACGACCTGCTCGAGGCTGTCCAGCCGTACCTCTCGGTACTCGACGCCGACGACGTGGCCACGACCGACCTCGTCTCGGTCGACCCCGGGACGAACCTCGGCAAGGCTCTCGCGACGTTCCGGAAGGAACGCATCCAGCACCTCCCGGTCGTCGACCCCGACGACGACGGTGACGTCGTCGGCATCGTCAGTCTCGTCGACGTCCTCGAGTTCGTCACCCGCGAACTCACCCGTTCGCAGGGTGGGGACCCCGAAGAACACATGGACGCGAGTCAGGGGGGCCACCACGGTGGGTTCGGTGCTCGCGAAGGCGAGAGCGCGGACCTCCTCGAGTTACCCGTCCGAAACGTGATGGTAGAAACGCTCGGCACCGCCAGTCCGGACGAGGATCTCGATTCGGTCCTCGAGACGATGCTCGAGTTCGGCGGCTCCTCGTCGATCCTGCTCGAGGACGGCTCGCTCGCCGGGATCGTCACCAAGACCGACCTGCTCGAGTCACTGACCTGGACCGAAGAGCAGCAGCTTCCCGTGCAGGTCTTCGGTGTCGATCTGATGGCCGAGTCGAGCCGGGAGGGCCTCGCCGAGCGTATCGAGAACGTGACCCGGAAGTTCGGCGACATGCGCGTCTTCGAGGCGAAAGTCCACTTCTCTGAGCACCGCGAACGACTCCGCGGTGTTCCCCAGATTCACGCCCGAATCCGCCTGTTCACCGACAAGGGGCTGTTCGTCGCCAGCGACGAAGGCTACGGCGACCGCCACGCCTTCTCGCTCGCGCTGAACGCCATCGAACGCCAGATTCTCGAGGGCAAGCCCTCGAGCCGAATTAAAGAACACTCCGACGAGGACCTCGAGAAGGTCTACGGCTGGTGGCTGCAGTCCTGA
- a CDS encoding universal stress protein, whose amino-acid sequence MAEPSGDDPALLVPIVNEQTATRQLDTAIDLARDRDARIHLLFVLEVPSQLSLADGRRYLLEDEHQTLVADAAERVAAHDVPVEEHVRMARGVARGIVGAASEYDVDEILLGWRGRPPREQIVLGNHVDAVLQSAPCDVLVRRIKTETPTIGSILVGVAGGPHGTYAADVAASIARERDASVTLAHVHDPGDGDLEYGEAEALLVRTAERFDGVDHVEREVVSRSSISSALTDLSADHDLTVLGVSEGGLIRRRLLGTVSNAVGRHAAGTVILAKRRDPVPSRLRRLLS is encoded by the coding sequence ATGGCCGAGCCGTCAGGTGACGACCCAGCACTTCTCGTCCCGATCGTCAACGAACAGACGGCGACGCGCCAGCTCGATACGGCGATCGACCTCGCTCGAGACCGGGACGCCCGGATCCACCTGCTGTTCGTTCTCGAGGTCCCGTCACAGCTCTCGCTCGCGGACGGGCGGCGGTATCTGCTCGAGGACGAGCACCAGACACTCGTTGCCGACGCAGCCGAGCGCGTCGCCGCCCACGACGTCCCCGTCGAGGAACACGTTCGAATGGCCCGCGGTGTCGCACGCGGAATCGTCGGGGCGGCGAGCGAGTACGACGTCGACGAAATTCTCCTCGGCTGGCGGGGTCGCCCGCCACGCGAGCAGATCGTCCTCGGAAACCACGTCGACGCCGTCTTGCAGTCGGCGCCGTGTGACGTCCTCGTCAGGCGAATCAAGACCGAGACGCCGACGATCGGATCGATCCTCGTCGGCGTCGCTGGCGGCCCACACGGAACGTACGCGGCCGATGTCGCCGCCTCGATCGCCCGTGAACGTGATGCCAGCGTCACGCTGGCACATGTCCACGATCCCGGGGACGGCGACCTCGAGTACGGCGAGGCGGAAGCCCTGCTGGTCCGAACGGCCGAGCGGTTCGACGGCGTCGACCACGTCGAACGCGAGGTCGTCAGCAGGTCGTCTATCTCGAGCGCGCTGACCGATCTCTCCGCTGACCACGACCTGACGGTCCTCGGCGTCTCCGAGGGCGGCCTGATCAGGCGGCGATTACTGGGCACGGTCTCGAATGCCGTCGGCCGACACGCCGCCGGCACCGTCATCCTCGCGAAGCGACGCGATCCCGTCCCCTCGAGGCTCAGGCGCCTGTTGTCCTGA
- a CDS encoding universal stress protein has protein sequence MYDRILVPTDGSDFADDAADTALELAATLDARVDVLCVVETGPLGSVALPGDGGSAADVLGERAAEFVSSVAERGESRGVPVETAVRDGTPVKEILDYADEVDADVIVMGTRGRGGLSRMMLGSVTEGVTRHSEQDVLVVGADRTPVLEE, from the coding sequence ATGTACGATCGGATCCTCGTCCCGACCGACGGGAGCGACTTCGCGGACGACGCCGCAGACACCGCCCTCGAGCTGGCAGCGACGCTCGATGCCCGCGTCGACGTCCTCTGCGTCGTCGAGACCGGGCCGCTCGGATCGGTAGCGTTGCCGGGTGACGGGGGAAGCGCCGCAGACGTCCTCGGGGAGCGAGCCGCGGAGTTCGTCTCGAGCGTCGCCGAACGCGGCGAGTCGCGAGGCGTTCCCGTCGAGACGGCGGTGCGCGACGGTACGCCGGTCAAGGAGATTCTCGACTACGCCGACGAGGTCGACGCGGACGTCATCGTGATGGGAACCCGGGGCCGCGGCGGCCTCAGTCGGATGATGCTCGGCAGCGTCACGGAGGGCGTCACCCGACACAGTGAGCAGGACGTCCTCGTCGTCGGCGCAGACCGGACTCCTGTGCTCGAGGAGTGA
- a CDS encoding universal stress protein, with product MFTNVLVATDGSPGDDVAIDHATELADAYGASVQALYVVDVGPEPAGLDADQHETLYEPAERRGREATVRVENRASDRDLEVARAVREGVPHEEILAAAAEYDSDLIVVGTHGRTGVERARLGSTTERVLTRADVPVLSVRLDDDADPLPDDPYDRILLPTDGSDAAERAAESALDVAERYDADVHVVYVIDSSVTDLEDAPRSILGVLREAGESATEDVAELARERGLEASTEVRRGLPGDELLAATQSVDADLIAMGTRGRVIASGDLLGSTTARVVRRSPVPVLTVG from the coding sequence ATGTTCACGAACGTACTCGTGGCGACCGACGGGAGCCCCGGTGACGACGTCGCGATCGACCACGCGACCGAACTGGCCGACGCATACGGTGCCAGCGTGCAGGCGCTCTACGTCGTCGACGTCGGCCCGGAGCCGGCGGGACTGGATGCAGACCAGCACGAGACGCTCTACGAACCGGCCGAACGACGAGGCCGCGAGGCCACCGTCCGCGTCGAGAACCGGGCGAGCGACCGCGACCTCGAGGTGGCACGCGCCGTCCGCGAGGGTGTCCCCCACGAGGAGATTCTCGCGGCGGCCGCGGAGTACGACAGCGACCTGATCGTCGTCGGAACCCACGGCCGAACCGGCGTCGAGCGAGCCAGACTGGGAAGTACGACCGAACGCGTACTCACCCGCGCCGACGTCCCCGTGCTCTCGGTCCGACTGGACGACGACGCTGATCCACTCCCCGACGATCCGTACGATCGCATCCTGTTACCGACCGACGGTAGCGACGCAGCCGAACGCGCAGCCGAGTCCGCCCTCGACGTCGCCGAGCGATACGACGCCGACGTCCACGTCGTCTACGTGATCGACTCGTCGGTCACCGACCTCGAGGACGCCCCGCGGAGCATCCTCGGCGTCCTCCGTGAGGCTGGCGAATCGGCGACCGAAGACGTCGCAGAACTGGCGCGAGAACGAGGACTCGAGGCGTCGACCGAGGTCCGTCGAGGGCTGCCGGGGGACGAACTGCTTGCTGCCACCCAGTCGGTCGACGCCGACCTCATCGCGATGGGAACGCGTGGGCGAGTCATCGCCAGCGGTGACCTCCTCGGGAGTACGACGGCGCGAGTCGTGCGTCGGTCGCCGGTGCCGGTGCTCACGGTCGGGTGA